A single region of the Macrobrachium rosenbergii isolate ZJJX-2024 chromosome 5, ASM4041242v1, whole genome shotgun sequence genome encodes:
- the LOC136838932 gene encoding KRAB-A domain-containing protein 2-like, giving the protein MVKELSKYANITRDTIELFKSLCVQCEKKRKRCATKGVTVKPILSKDYGSRSQVDLVDMQSCAKGKHKWIMVYQDHLTKSPQILQSDNGSEFTALVISELKLLWPDLLIVQGKPRHPQSQGSVERLNCDIKDMLISWLGDNDATDWPMGLRFVQFQKNSSYHSGIKQSPYKTLFGVDARVGLRSTALPEEVLKTMITEEDLLGAYSFSSDSTRPDESPEFTNPPDDSPECSAPPNDSPEDFAQPDGSSESSAPPNDSPEDFAQPG; this is encoded by the exons ATGGTCAAAGAGCTGTCAAAATATGCGAACATAACTAGAGATACTATAGAACTGTTCAAATCTTTGTGTGTTCAGTGTGAAAAGAAACGGAAGAGATGTGCGACAAAGGGAGTAACTGTCAAACCGATTTTATCTAAGGATTACGGTTCACGATCTCAGGTGGACCTTGTTGACATGCAGTCTTGCGCCAAAGGAAAGCATAAGTGGATAATGGTGTACCAAGATCATCTAACAAA GAGCCCTCAAATTCTTCAGAGTGATAATGGTAGTGAATTTACAGCATTGGTAATTTCTGAACTCAAACTTCTTTGGCCAGACCTGTTGATTGTTCAGGGTAAACCAAGGCATCCACAGAGCCAGGGATCTGTTGAACGCCTTAACTGTGATATAAAAGACATGCTTATTTCATGGTTAGGGGATAATGATGCAACTGACTGGCCCATGGGACTCAGGTTTGTGCAGTTCCAAAAGAACTCCAGTTACCATTCTGGAATCAAACAATCTCCATACAAAACACTCTTTGGTGTTGACGCCAGAGTAGGTCTACGTTCAACCGCACTTCCAGAAGAAGTTTTGAAGACAATGATCACTGAAGAGGATTTACTTGGAGCTTACAGTTTCTCCTCTGACTCTACTCGGCCAGACGAATCACCCGAGTTCACGAACCCTCCAGACGATTCACCTGAATGTTCTGCTCCTCCAAATGACTCGCCAGAGGACTTCGCTCAGCCAG ATGGTTCATCAGAGAGCTCTGCTCCTCCAAATGACTCGCCAGAGGACTTCGCTCAGCCAGGTTGa